One Nonomuraea angiospora DNA segment encodes these proteins:
- a CDS encoding TetR/AcrR family transcriptional regulator yields MGSPEGGERELILRTATRLFAALGYDGTSTEQIAEAAGLGTAALGAHFPTKRGLYLTVMEEAHRVLSEVIVARADELRDTPPERRPEALHRFVDGYIDLCADHPEVPALWMHRWLSDASDIDLEPLNAQPLTQRAIDSIDAIAKPADADAQFTAYTMIWCIHGFTLSGVLDGTGQRRYADDPRTLRRFRAHMHQLLDRALKLSA; encoded by the coding sequence ATGGGCTCTCCAGAAGGCGGCGAGCGGGAGTTGATCCTGCGGACGGCGACCAGGCTGTTCGCCGCGCTCGGCTACGACGGCACCTCCACCGAGCAGATCGCGGAGGCCGCCGGGCTGGGCACGGCGGCCCTCGGCGCGCATTTCCCCACCAAACGGGGGCTCTACCTCACGGTCATGGAGGAGGCGCACCGGGTATTGTCCGAGGTCATCGTGGCCAGGGCCGACGAGCTGCGGGACACCCCGCCCGAGCGGCGGCCGGAGGCGCTGCACCGGTTCGTGGACGGGTACATCGACCTGTGCGCCGACCATCCGGAGGTGCCCGCGCTGTGGATGCACCGCTGGCTGTCCGACGCCAGCGACATCGACCTGGAGCCGCTCAACGCCCAGCCGCTGACCCAGCGCGCCATCGACAGCATCGACGCGATCGCCAAGCCCGCGGACGCCGACGCGCAGTTCACCGCGTACACGATGATCTGGTGCATCCACGGGTTCACGCTGAGCGGGGTGCTCGACGGGACCGGGCAGCGCCGCTACGCCGACGATCCCCGCACGTTGCGCCGCTTCCGCGCGCACATGCACCAGCTGCTCGACCGGGCGCTCAAGCTGTCCGCGTGA
- a CDS encoding SpoIIE family protein phosphatase, with amino-acid sequence MRGNGALATGSSLLDELLVEAVVSTRAHIGCLYLLDEDGDVLKMDSQLGLPPMIAKAWARVRTNDRAPIATSVSERRLVWVPDREGLAREFPSAALSLPYDFAAAAHPLISDGTVWGGLVLLWPAGRVSRLTQRQLDRIEDIGGQMVEVLQEAAAQGQPIRPAPRPRVLDPKRKADPRPDLVALDCLNRLPEGYGSLDVNGRVTLLSAPAADLLLSAASELLGKRLGEALPWMNVPAYEDAYRAAVVGRQVTHFTVRNPAGHQLSFRFFPGLSGITVRITPAVGARGPGHLAAGAERPSPNVALHEILHLATKLSRAVTAQEVVDLVADHVMPVYNVQALAILTSKGGRLRVDASRGYSPQAIQDFDGRPVIPPDPANHSFDAGQPTFFSTWDELRKAYPGAIRSDDMSAWAFLPLVISGHPIGTCVLAYNRPHQFSASERATLTALAGLIAQAYERARLYDVKHQLAQCLQKSLLPRRLPEICGLELAAHYLPATPGMDIGGDFYDLIRLSDTMAAAVIGDVQGHDVTAAALMGQVRTAIHAHATSGASPGEVLARTNRLLSELSPDRFTSCLYVHIDLRKRIACLASAGHLPPLFGRPGWRTEAIDSSPGLLLGVDPDAEYATTEVPMPPGSVLALYTDGLIEEPGRSIGDAIDDLAERFMPTSGQPLNDLAESLIKQATAEQRMDDIAVLLCRT; translated from the coding sequence GTGCGGGGGAACGGCGCCCTGGCGACTGGTTCGTCCCTCCTGGACGAGCTGCTGGTCGAAGCCGTCGTCAGCACACGGGCGCACATAGGCTGCCTCTACCTCCTGGACGAGGACGGCGACGTCCTGAAGATGGACAGCCAGCTGGGGCTGCCACCCATGATCGCCAAGGCGTGGGCCAGGGTCAGGACGAACGACCGCGCGCCGATCGCCACGTCGGTGTCCGAGCGGCGGCTGGTCTGGGTCCCCGACAGGGAGGGCCTGGCGCGCGAGTTCCCGTCGGCGGCGCTGTCGCTGCCGTACGACTTCGCGGCCGCCGCGCACCCCCTCATCTCCGACGGCACCGTCTGGGGCGGCCTCGTGCTGTTGTGGCCGGCGGGGCGGGTGAGCCGGCTGACCCAGCGCCAGCTCGACCGGATCGAGGACATCGGCGGCCAGATGGTCGAGGTGCTCCAGGAGGCCGCCGCGCAGGGGCAGCCGATCAGGCCGGCCCCCCGGCCCCGCGTGCTGGACCCGAAGCGCAAGGCCGACCCGCGGCCCGACCTGGTCGCGCTCGACTGCCTGAACCGGCTGCCCGAGGGCTACGGCTCGCTGGACGTGAACGGGCGCGTGACCCTTCTCAGCGCCCCGGCCGCCGACCTGCTGCTCAGCGCCGCGTCCGAGCTGCTCGGCAAACGCCTGGGCGAGGCGCTGCCGTGGATGAACGTCCCCGCGTACGAGGACGCCTACCGCGCCGCGGTCGTCGGCCGCCAGGTCACCCACTTCACGGTGCGCAACCCCGCCGGGCACCAGCTGTCGTTCCGGTTCTTCCCCGGCCTGTCGGGGATCACCGTGCGCATCACGCCGGCCGTCGGCGCCCGCGGTCCGGGCCACCTGGCGGCCGGGGCCGAGCGGCCGTCCCCGAACGTCGCGCTGCACGAGATCCTGCACCTGGCGACCAAGCTCTCGCGCGCGGTGACCGCGCAGGAGGTGGTCGACCTGGTGGCCGACCACGTCATGCCCGTCTACAACGTCCAGGCCCTGGCCATCCTGACCTCGAAGGGCGGGCGGCTGCGCGTGGACGCCTCGCGCGGCTACAGCCCGCAGGCCATCCAGGACTTCGACGGCCGTCCGGTGATCCCGCCGGACCCGGCCAACCACTCCTTCGACGCCGGCCAGCCGACGTTCTTCTCCACGTGGGACGAGCTGCGCAAGGCGTACCCGGGCGCCATCCGCTCGGACGACATGTCCGCCTGGGCCTTCCTGCCGCTGGTCATCTCGGGTCATCCGATCGGCACGTGCGTCCTCGCCTACAACCGGCCGCACCAGTTCTCCGCGAGCGAGCGGGCCACGCTGACGGCGCTCGCGGGGCTGATCGCGCAGGCGTACGAGCGGGCCCGGCTGTACGACGTCAAGCACCAGCTCGCCCAGTGCCTGCAGAAGAGCCTGCTGCCGCGCAGGCTGCCCGAGATCTGCGGCCTCGAACTGGCCGCCCACTACCTGCCCGCCACCCCGGGCATGGACATCGGCGGCGACTTCTACGACCTCATCCGCCTGAGCGACACCATGGCCGCGGCGGTCATCGGCGACGTGCAGGGCCACGACGTGACCGCGGCCGCCCTCATGGGCCAGGTGCGCACCGCCATCCACGCCCACGCCACCTCCGGGGCCAGCCCGGGCGAGGTGCTCGCGCGCACCAACCGGCTGCTCAGCGAGCTGTCCCCCGACCGGTTCACCAGCTGCCTGTACGTCCACATCGACCTGCGCAAGCGCATCGCCTGCCTGGCCAGCGCGGGGCACCTGCCGCCGCTGTTCGGCCGGCCCGGGTGGCGTACCGAGGCCATCGACTCCTCCCCCGGGCTGCTGCTCGGCGTGGACCCCGACGCCGAGTACGCCACCACGGAGGTGCCGATGCCGCCCGGCTCCGTGCTGGCCCTCTACACCGACGGCCTCATCGAGGAGCCGGGCCGCAGCATCGGCGACGCCATCGACGACCTGGCCGAGCGCTTCATGCCCACCTCCGGCCAGCCCCTGAACGACCTGGCCGAGTCGCTCATCAAGCAGGCCACGGCCGAGCAGCGCATGGACGACATCGCGGTGCTCCTCTGCAGGACGTGA
- a CDS encoding MalY/PatB family protein, with amino-acid sequence MKKAGSEVPESRRADPLVRLSLERLRERTSMKWRAHPDDVLPLWVAEMDVPLARPVAEALHRAIDLGDTGYPYGTAYAEALAEFARERWGWDGLRVEHTAVVPDVMMGIVEVLRLITAPGDAVVVCSPVYPPFYAFVTHDGRKIVEARLGPDLRVDLATLEEAFVRARSRGRRAAFLMSNPHNPTGVVHTRDELREIARLAQKHGVRVISDEIHAPLVLPGAGFVPFLGVEGSENGFALISASKAWNLAGLKAALVIAGADAAGDLRRMPEEVGHGPSHLGVIAHTAAFREGGTWLDELILGLDANRALLGELIAEHLPEARYRPPEGTYLAWLDCTWLGLHDDERSDGLGVVSDVAGPAKLFLDRARVAVSSGHVFGSGGAGCVRLNFATSPDILRQALSRMGRAAREP; translated from the coding sequence ATGAAGAAGGCAGGCTCCGAGGTGCCGGAGAGCCGGCGGGCCGATCCTCTCGTACGGCTGTCACTCGAACGGCTGCGCGAGCGCACGAGCATGAAGTGGCGCGCGCACCCCGACGACGTGCTCCCGCTCTGGGTGGCGGAGATGGACGTGCCGCTGGCCCGTCCCGTCGCCGAGGCGCTGCACAGGGCGATCGACCTCGGCGACACCGGCTACCCGTACGGGACCGCCTACGCCGAGGCTCTCGCGGAGTTCGCCCGCGAGCGATGGGGCTGGGACGGCCTGCGCGTCGAGCACACGGCCGTCGTGCCCGACGTCATGATGGGCATCGTCGAGGTCCTCCGCCTGATCACCGCCCCCGGGGACGCGGTCGTCGTGTGCTCGCCGGTCTATCCGCCCTTCTACGCGTTCGTCACGCACGACGGGAGGAAGATCGTCGAGGCGAGGCTCGGCCCGGATCTGCGGGTCGACCTCGCCACCCTGGAGGAGGCGTTCGTCCGCGCGCGGAGCCGGGGCCGTCGCGCGGCGTTCCTCATGAGCAACCCGCACAACCCGACCGGCGTCGTCCACACCCGCGATGAGCTGCGGGAGATCGCCCGGCTCGCCCAGAAGCACGGCGTCCGGGTGATCTCCGACGAGATCCACGCCCCGCTCGTGCTGCCGGGAGCCGGCTTCGTCCCGTTCCTCGGCGTCGAAGGATCCGAGAACGGCTTCGCGCTGATTTCCGCGTCCAAGGCCTGGAACCTCGCCGGTCTCAAGGCCGCCCTGGTCATCGCGGGCGCCGACGCCGCCGGCGACCTCCGGCGCATGCCCGAGGAGGTCGGCCACGGCCCCAGCCACCTGGGCGTCATCGCGCACACCGCGGCATTCCGCGAGGGCGGGACCTGGCTCGACGAGCTGATTCTCGGCCTCGACGCGAATCGCGCCCTCCTGGGGGAACTGATCGCGGAACACCTCCCCGAGGCGCGCTATCGACCGCCCGAGGGCACCTACCTCGCCTGGCTCGACTGCACGTGGCTCGGCCTGCACGATGACGAGCGGAGCGACGGGCTCGGCGTCGTCAGCGACGTCGCGGGGCCGGCGAAGCTGTTCCTCGACCGCGCCCGCGTCGCGGTGAGCTCGGGGCACGTGTTCGGCTCCGGCGGGGCCGGCTGCGTGCGGCTCAACTTCGCCACCTCGCCGGACATCCTGCGCCAGGCGCTGTCCAGGATGGGGCGCGCGGCGCGCGAGCCGTGA
- the secD gene encoding protein translocase subunit SecD, with amino-acid sequence MYRAPVWRAVTALAVIAISLILALVSAPRLGLDLRGGTQLVFETRDSPTVKADSAATDRALDVLRQRADALGVVDPTLVRSGERRIIVELPGVLDPRQAAEVIGRTAQLAFHPVLGEGDESGVRDENGGRLRLGPAAITGDGIADAVEQSDPQRGPGWWVSIDFRDAGAWQRMSGAAACEPVGDPKRRIAIVLDDEVISSPPLDPSIPCRTGIPGGKADITGSFTHEEARDLAVLIKGGALPVPLTMVEQRTVGPTLGAAAIDASAKAAVAGLVLTAAFIVAVYRMSGLLSTIALACYGLISYAALVAMGATFTLPGLAGFVLAIGMAIDANVLVFERAREEYDQGRGRGLKPALHRGFRNAWSAIADSNVTTLIAAGLLFWLASGPVKGFGVTLAVGVLASLVSAMLITRVLAHAVIGRVGPRLSGLGSPGAVRTWLTRRNPQLMKARRLWLAVAGTLVAAAVAGLLTRGLNFGVEFTGGRLVEFATAKPLSADVAGQAVSRAGFPSAVVQASGDGVTVRAGRLGLEDVARIEQELERQAGEVTKRSEEFVGPSLGQELRRNALVALGVAVSMQLAYLAVRFRWTFGAAAVLALLVDVTVVAGLFAWLGKPIDGIFLAAMLTIVGYSVNDKVVVFDRVRELWSPGRPFVTAVNSAILQTMPRTVNTGLGALFILLALMAFGGDSLRDFALALVTGIVTGTLSSAFVAGPLAVWLARYDRKPPPGPPVKRRRVSGAVV; translated from the coding sequence ATGTACCGTGCGCCTGTTTGGCGTGCGGTGACGGCCCTTGCCGTCATCGCGATCTCCCTGATCTTGGCCCTGGTCAGCGCCCCGCGCCTGGGCCTGGATCTACGCGGGGGCACCCAGCTCGTCTTCGAGACGAGGGACTCGCCCACCGTCAAGGCCGACTCGGCCGCCACCGACCGCGCCCTCGACGTGCTCCGCCAGCGGGCGGACGCGCTCGGCGTGGTCGATCCCACCCTGGTCCGCTCCGGTGAGCGGCGGATCATCGTCGAGCTGCCCGGCGTGCTCGACCCGCGGCAGGCGGCCGAGGTCATCGGCCGTACCGCGCAGCTCGCCTTCCACCCCGTCCTCGGTGAGGGCGACGAGAGCGGTGTACGTGACGAGAACGGCGGGCGGCTGCGGCTCGGGCCCGCCGCCATCACCGGCGACGGCATCGCCGACGCCGTCGAGCAGAGCGACCCCCAGCGCGGCCCCGGCTGGTGGGTGAGCATCGACTTCCGCGACGCCGGCGCCTGGCAGCGGATGAGCGGCGCGGCGGCCTGCGAGCCGGTGGGCGATCCCAAGCGCCGGATCGCGATCGTGCTCGACGACGAGGTCATCTCCTCGCCGCCGCTCGACCCGTCGATCCCGTGCCGGACCGGCATCCCCGGCGGGAAGGCGGACATCACGGGCTCGTTCACCCACGAGGAGGCCCGCGACCTGGCCGTGCTGATCAAGGGCGGCGCGCTGCCCGTGCCGCTCACCATGGTCGAGCAGCGCACGGTCGGCCCGACGCTCGGCGCGGCGGCCATCGACGCGAGCGCCAAGGCGGCGGTCGCCGGGCTGGTGCTGACGGCCGCCTTCATCGTCGCGGTCTACCGGATGTCCGGGCTGCTCTCGACGATCGCGCTCGCCTGCTACGGCCTGATCTCCTACGCGGCGCTGGTGGCGATGGGGGCGACGTTCACGCTGCCCGGGCTGGCCGGGTTCGTGCTGGCGATCGGCATGGCCATCGACGCCAACGTGCTGGTCTTCGAGCGGGCCAGGGAGGAGTACGACCAGGGGCGCGGCCGCGGCCTGAAGCCGGCCCTGCACCGAGGGTTCAGGAACGCCTGGAGCGCCATCGCCGACTCCAACGTCACCACCCTCATCGCCGCGGGCCTGCTGTTCTGGCTGGCCTCGGGGCCGGTGAAGGGCTTCGGGGTGACGCTGGCCGTCGGCGTGCTGGCCTCGCTGGTCTCGGCCATGCTCATCACCCGCGTGCTCGCCCACGCCGTCATCGGCCGGGTCGGGCCACGCCTGTCGGGCCTGGGCTCGCCGGGAGCCGTACGCACCTGGCTGACGCGCAGGAACCCCCAGCTCATGAAGGCCAGGAGGTTGTGGCTGGCGGTCGCGGGCACGCTGGTGGCGGCGGCCGTCGCCGGGCTGCTGACCCGCGGGCTGAACTTCGGCGTGGAGTTCACCGGCGGGCGGCTCGTCGAGTTCGCCACCGCGAAGCCCCTGTCGGCCGACGTCGCGGGGCAGGCCGTCTCGCGTGCCGGGTTCCCCTCGGCGGTCGTGCAGGCGAGCGGCGACGGCGTCACCGTACGCGCCGGGCGGCTCGGCCTGGAGGACGTGGCCAGGATCGAGCAGGAGCTGGAGCGGCAGGCGGGGGAGGTGACCAAGCGCAGCGAGGAGTTCGTCGGCCCGAGCCTGGGCCAGGAGCTGCGCCGCAACGCCCTCGTCGCGCTCGGCGTGGCCGTGTCCATGCAGCTGGCCTACCTGGCGGTCAGGTTCAGGTGGACGTTCGGCGCGGCGGCGGTGCTGGCGCTGCTGGTGGACGTGACCGTGGTGGCGGGCCTGTTCGCGTGGCTCGGCAAGCCGATCGACGGGATCTTCCTGGCCGCGATGCTGACCATCGTCGGCTACTCGGTCAACGACAAGGTCGTGGTCTTCGACCGGGTACGCGAGCTGTGGTCGCCGGGCCGCCCGTTCGTCACGGCGGTGAACTCGGCCATCCTGCAGACCATGCCGCGCACGGTCAACACCGGCCTCGGCGCGCTGTTCATCCTGCTCGCGCTCATGGCCTTCGGCGGGGACTCCCTGCGGGACTTCGCGCTGGCGCTGGTGACCGGGATCGTGACGGGCACGCTGTCGTCCGCCTTCGTGGCGGGGCCGCTGGCCGTCTGGCTGGCCCGGTACGACCGCAAGCCGCCTCCGGGGCCGCCCGTCAAGCGCCGGCGCGTCTCGGGGGCCGTGGTTTAA
- a CDS encoding ABC transporter substrate-binding protein, whose amino-acid sequence MVTSKFAGVVAALALALAACGSGPGNGTGGAGASGAPATPDAGAVIEIGSLYEPQNLDNTAGGGQGVTEAFNGNVYEGLFRLTDDGKVEPLLAESHEVSPDGLTYTFKLRKGVTFHSGKALTSADVKASIERVIADGSQSARKSSLKAIKSVEAPDDATVVVKLSSRSISLVYNLSYVWIVNSAAEDLATGEDGTGPYKLGAWKRGSTLSLERFPGYWGARPANNGVVFHYFTDAAALNNALLTNAVDVVTSEQSPDALAQFTGNPDYKVSEGHSTTKLLLAFNDRKAPFDKPLVRKAVSSAIDDAKLLESVWAGHGSVIGSMVPPTDPWYEDLTKVNPYDVELAKRQLAEAGYPKGFRFTLDTPNYDPHPTAATFIKSELAKVGITVDVNVITADQWYSKVYKDRDFAATLQEHVNDRDVVWYGDPDFYWGYDNKQVTQWVEEAEQARTEQEQTELLKKANRQIAEDAASDWIYLYPQIVVASSKLSGYPVNGLNSQFYAYGIKKG is encoded by the coding sequence ATGGTGACCAGCAAGTTCGCCGGCGTCGTGGCCGCACTCGCCCTCGCCCTCGCCGCGTGCGGCTCCGGCCCGGGGAACGGGACCGGCGGCGCGGGCGCGAGCGGCGCACCGGCCACGCCCGACGCCGGAGCCGTGATCGAGATCGGCTCCCTGTACGAGCCGCAGAACCTCGACAACACGGCGGGCGGCGGCCAGGGCGTGACCGAGGCGTTCAACGGCAACGTCTACGAGGGCCTGTTCAGGCTCACCGACGACGGCAAGGTCGAGCCGCTGCTGGCCGAGAGCCACGAGGTCTCCCCCGACGGCCTCACCTACACGTTCAAGCTGCGCAAGGGCGTGACGTTCCACTCGGGCAAGGCGCTGACCTCCGCCGACGTGAAGGCCAGCATCGAAAGGGTCATCGCCGACGGCTCCCAGTCGGCCCGCAAGAGCAGCCTCAAGGCGATCAAGTCGGTCGAGGCCCCCGACGACGCCACCGTCGTGGTCAAGCTGTCGAGCCGGTCGATCTCCCTCGTGTACAACCTCTCGTACGTGTGGATCGTGAACTCCGCCGCCGAAGACCTGGCCACGGGCGAGGACGGCACGGGGCCGTACAAGCTGGGGGCCTGGAAGCGCGGCTCCACGCTCAGCCTGGAGCGCTTCCCCGGCTACTGGGGCGCCCGGCCCGCCAACAACGGCGTGGTCTTCCACTACTTCACCGACGCCGCCGCGCTCAACAACGCGCTGCTGACGAACGCCGTAGACGTCGTCACCAGCGAGCAGAGCCCCGACGCGCTGGCGCAGTTCACCGGCAACCCGGACTACAAGGTCAGCGAGGGCCACTCCACGACCAAGCTGCTGCTCGCCTTCAACGACCGCAAGGCCCCGTTCGACAAGCCGCTCGTGCGCAAGGCCGTCTCCTCGGCGATCGACGACGCCAAGCTGCTGGAGTCCGTCTGGGCCGGTCACGGCAGCGTGATCGGCTCGATGGTGCCGCCCACCGACCCGTGGTACGAGGACCTGACCAAGGTGAACCCGTACGACGTGGAGCTGGCCAAGCGGCAGCTCGCCGAGGCCGGCTACCCCAAGGGCTTCCGCTTCACCCTCGACACGCCCAACTACGACCCGCACCCGACGGCCGCCACGTTCATCAAGAGCGAGCTGGCCAAGGTGGGCATCACGGTCGACGTCAACGTCATCACCGCCGACCAGTGGTACTCGAAGGTCTACAAGGACCGCGACTTCGCCGCCACGCTGCAGGAGCACGTCAACGACCGCGACGTGGTCTGGTACGGCGACCCGGACTTCTACTGGGGCTACGACAACAAGCAGGTCACGCAGTGGGTCGAGGAGGCCGAGCAGGCCCGCACCGAGCAGGAGCAGACCGAGCTGCTGAAGAAGGCCAACCGGCAGATCGCCGAGGACGCCGCGAGCGACTGGATCTACCTCTACCCGCAGATCGTCGTGGCCTCCTCGAAGCTGTCCGGCTACCCGGTCAACGGCCTGAACTCGCAGTTCTACGCTTACGGGATCAAGAAGGGCTGA
- a CDS encoding ABC transporter permease, which yields MARYLLRRTAFLLGSLLLAASALFVLLRLLPGDPANALLPVGATPEQIAAARRQIGSDLPLPEQFGAWLGGLARLDLGTSLVSRLPVGAEIAERLVVTVPLTLLAFALAVVVALPVGFLAAWRAERWYGPLLNGLAQLGIAVPVFWIGMLLVTVFALRLRVLPAGGFPRDDWADPARALTSLALPVVTIAVVMSASLIRYVRAATVDVLGSDYLRTARALGSSFGGAMWRHGLRNASVPVIAILGIELATTFLGAVVVESVFALPGLGTLLVEGIAEHDYPVIQGVLAVSTFAVLVIGFAADVVQRLVDPRLRAHVSGGRP from the coding sequence ATGGCTCGTTACCTGCTGCGCCGTACGGCGTTCCTGCTCGGGTCATTGCTGCTGGCGGCCTCGGCGCTGTTCGTGCTGCTGCGGCTGCTGCCCGGCGACCCCGCGAACGCGCTGCTGCCGGTCGGTGCCACGCCCGAGCAGATCGCGGCGGCGCGCCGGCAGATCGGCTCGGACCTGCCGCTGCCGGAGCAGTTCGGGGCGTGGCTGGGTGGGCTGGCCCGCCTGGATCTGGGGACGTCGCTGGTCAGCAGGCTGCCGGTCGGCGCGGAGATCGCCGAGCGGCTGGTGGTCACGGTGCCGTTGACGCTGCTGGCGTTCGCGCTGGCGGTGGTGGTGGCGCTGCCGGTGGGGTTCCTGGCGGCGTGGCGGGCCGAGCGCTGGTACGGGCCGCTGCTGAACGGGCTCGCCCAGCTGGGCATCGCGGTGCCGGTGTTCTGGATCGGGATGCTGCTGGTGACGGTCTTCGCGCTGCGGCTGCGGGTGCTGCCGGCGGGCGGGTTCCCGCGTGACGACTGGGCCGATCCGGCGCGGGCGCTGACGTCGCTGGCGCTGCCCGTCGTGACGATCGCGGTCGTCATGTCGGCCTCGCTCATCCGGTACGTTCGCGCGGCCACGGTGGACGTGCTGGGCAGCGACTACCTGCGGACCGCGCGGGCCCTGGGCTCGTCGTTCGGAGGCGCGATGTGGCGGCACGGGCTGCGCAACGCGTCCGTGCCGGTCATCGCGATCCTCGGCATCGAGCTGGCCACGACGTTCCTGGGAGCGGTGGTGGTGGAGAGCGTGTTCGCGCTGCCCGGGCTCGGGACGCTGCTGGTCGAGGGCATCGCGGAGCACGACTATCCGGTCATCCAGGGCGTGCTGGCGGTCAGCACGTTCGCGGTGCTGGTGATCGGGTTCGCCGCCGACGTCGTGCAGCGGCTGGTCGATCCGCGCCTGCGCGCGCACGTGAGCGGGGGGCGGCCATGA
- a CDS encoding ABC transporter permease gives MSGAPRPVRGRRSLLIGCVLVGAILAVAVVSLLWLPYDPSDTSGGRLSPPGGAHLLGTDKLGRDLLTQLMVGARIALTVGAGSVLLGGVLGVAAGLVAGFATRWLDDVLSAGLDLLIAFPTLLLAMLVAAVREASLGSAVLAIGLAMSAVVARLTRVLVKRVLAQDYITASRTSGASWPRVIVEHVLPNIWPTLLVNLALQLGLAVLAEASLSYLGLGPPPPNASWGRLLQEAQATVLTAPTGAVAPGVLLVVLVVGVNLLADGLRDRRAR, from the coding sequence ATGAGCGGTGCCCCCCGGCCGGTGCGCGGACGGCGCTCGCTCCTGATCGGATGCGTGCTGGTGGGGGCGATCCTCGCGGTCGCCGTCGTGTCGCTGCTCTGGCTGCCGTACGATCCGTCGGACACCTCCGGCGGGCGCCTGTCGCCGCCGGGCGGCGCGCACCTGCTGGGCACCGACAAGCTGGGCCGTGACCTGCTCACCCAGCTCATGGTGGGCGCCCGCATCGCGCTGACCGTGGGAGCCGGGTCCGTGCTGCTGGGCGGCGTGCTGGGGGTGGCCGCCGGGCTGGTCGCCGGGTTCGCGACCCGGTGGCTGGACGACGTGCTGTCGGCCGGGCTCGACCTCCTCATCGCCTTCCCCACGCTGCTGCTGGCCATGCTGGTGGCGGCGGTGCGCGAGGCGTCGCTCGGGTCGGCCGTGCTGGCGATCGGGCTGGCCATGTCCGCCGTCGTGGCGCGGCTGACGAGGGTGCTGGTCAAGCGGGTGCTCGCGCAGGACTACATCACGGCCTCGCGTACGTCCGGCGCCTCGTGGCCACGGGTGATCGTCGAGCACGTGCTGCCGAACATCTGGCCGACCCTGCTCGTCAACCTGGCACTCCAGCTCGGCCTGGCCGTGCTGGCCGAGGCGTCGCTGTCGTACCTGGGACTGGGCCCGCCCCCGCCGAACGCCTCGTGGGGCCGCCTCCTGCAGGAGGCCCAGGCCACCGTGCTGACCGCGCCGACCGGGGCCGTAGCGCCCGGCGTGCTGCTCGTCGTCCTCGTGGTCGGCGTGAACCTGCTCGCCGACGGCCTGCGCGACAGGAGGGCCCGATGA
- a CDS encoding ATP-binding cassette domain-containing protein has protein sequence MTPLEVEDLSVRRANGHELLRGLSFTLASGERLGLVGESGSGKSLTALAVMGLLPAGMTAHGSVLLGGTQVVGAPSRRLDGVRGRAASVVFQEPLAALDPLMRVGRQVAGPIRRRRGLRGRPLRAAVMAALSEVRLPERVASAYPHEISGGQRQRVAIAMALACEPDLLIADEPTTALDVTVQAEVLALLDRLVAGRGMALLLIGHDLAVVADVADRVVVLKDGSMVESGRTRDIVREPRHAYTRSLVDSAWALEAELDRLAP, from the coding sequence ATGACGCCGCTGGAAGTCGAGGACCTGTCGGTACGGCGGGCGAACGGGCACGAGCTGCTGCGCGGCCTGTCGTTCACGCTCGCGTCCGGCGAGCGGCTCGGCCTGGTCGGCGAGTCGGGCTCGGGCAAGTCGCTGACCGCGCTGGCCGTCATGGGCCTGCTGCCCGCGGGCATGACCGCGCACGGCAGCGTGCTGCTGGGCGGGACGCAGGTCGTCGGGGCCCCGTCCCGGCGGCTGGACGGCGTGCGCGGGCGCGCCGCGAGCGTCGTCTTCCAGGAGCCGCTGGCCGCGCTCGACCCGCTGATGCGGGTGGGCCGGCAGGTGGCCGGGCCGATCCGGCGGCGGCGCGGCCTGCGCGGCCGTCCCCTGCGCGCCGCCGTCATGGCGGCGCTGTCGGAGGTACGGCTGCCGGAGCGGGTCGCCTCGGCCTACCCGCACGAGATCTCCGGCGGCCAGCGGCAGCGGGTGGCCATCGCGATGGCGCTGGCCTGCGAGCCGGACCTGCTGATCGCCGACGAGCCGACCACGGCGCTGGACGTGACCGTGCAGGCGGAGGTGCTGGCGCTGCTGGACCGACTGGTGGCGGGGCGGGGCATGGCCCTGCTGCTCATCGGGCACGACCTGGCCGTCGTCGCGGACGTGGCCGACCGGGTCGTGGTGCTCAAGGACGGCTCCATGGTGGAGTCGGGAAGGACACGTGACATCGTGCGCGAGCCGCGCCACGCGTACACGCGCTCGCTGGTGGACAGCGCCTGGGCGCTGGAGGCCGAGCTGGACCGGCTGGCCCCATGA